One segment of Rhodothermus bifroesti DNA contains the following:
- a CDS encoding LacI family DNA-binding transcriptional regulator, which produces MEKLTIDQVASLACVSRSVVSRVLNNHPNVSEEAKRRVLEVIRKYNYHPSSVARSLARQRTYEICILTPRRSDEALANGFWTLLHLGIFEQCIRRGYFVSLSMLSADAEEALASRILYEHRFDGYVLLTQEVASCVLESLSAREVPVVLVGHDPAHPHVHSVDVDNFAGAYRAVRHLCRLGHRRIALMLGNAALQESRDRRAGYLQALRDARAELDERLIEEGDYSQHAGYALMKRWLARGPDFSAVFCTSDTMAIGALLALYEAGLRVPSEMAVVGFDDLPVAQYTCPPLTTVHQPIYEKGQWAANILIDQIEGRSGPAVQVNLQAELVVRSSCGALA; this is translated from the coding sequence ATGGAAAAGCTAACCATCGACCAAGTAGCCAGTTTGGCCTGCGTTTCACGTTCGGTGGTCTCGCGCGTGCTGAACAACCATCCCAACGTGAGTGAAGAGGCAAAGCGGCGCGTTTTGGAAGTGATCCGGAAGTACAATTACCATCCCAGTTCGGTGGCCCGCAGTCTGGCACGGCAGCGCACCTATGAAATTTGCATTCTCACACCGCGCCGCAGCGATGAAGCTTTGGCCAACGGGTTTTGGACGCTGCTGCACCTAGGCATTTTCGAGCAGTGCATCCGGCGCGGCTATTTTGTGTCTTTGTCGATGCTTTCTGCAGATGCCGAGGAAGCCCTGGCCTCGCGTATTCTTTACGAGCATCGGTTTGATGGCTATGTGCTGCTAACGCAAGAGGTGGCTAGTTGTGTGCTCGAGTCGCTTAGCGCTCGGGAGGTGCCCGTGGTGCTGGTAGGGCACGACCCGGCACACCCGCACGTGCACTCTGTCGATGTAGACAACTTTGCTGGAGCCTATCGGGCTGTGCGGCATTTGTGCCGCTTAGGCCACCGCCGCATTGCGCTCATGCTGGGTAATGCGGCCTTGCAAGAGTCGCGAGACCGCCGGGCAGGTTACCTGCAGGCCCTGAGGGATGCTAGGGCTGAGTTGGATGAGCGGTTAATTGAAGAGGGAGATTACTCTCAGCATGCGGGCTATGCACTTATGAAACGTTGGCTGGCGCGAGGGCCAGATTTTTCCGCGGTCTTTTGTACCAGCGATACGATGGCTATTGGGGCGCTGCTGGCGCTCTACGAAGCAGGCCTGCGGGTGCCTAGCGAGATGGCGGTAGTTGGCTTTGATGATTTGCCGGTGGCCCAATACACCTGTCCCCCGCTCACCACAGTACACCAGCCGATCTACGAAAAAGGCCAGTGGGCAGCCAATATTTTGATCGACCAAATCGAGGGGCGCAGTGGACCTGCGGTGCAGGTCAATCTGCAGGCCGAACTGGTGGTGCGCTCAAGCTGTGGTGCTTTGGCCTGA
- a CDS encoding gluconate 2-dehydrogenase subunit 3 family protein — protein MSSELSRRDALKLLALMAAAPTFSFGCRPEEIHQAHQRQGQTQPSPDRKPQFFTEHEYRTITVLADWIIPADERSGSASDAGVPAFIDYIMTDPLIPGLERRQTAIRGGLAWLDYHCLKRYGEPFVACTPSQQQEMLEQIAYPEVAPPEMQPGVAFFNSLRDLVASGFWTSQMGMEDLGYKGNTAVPEWTGCPEEVLAHLKLG, from the coding sequence ATGAGTAGCGAGCTCAGCCGGCGTGATGCGCTTAAGCTGCTGGCGCTGATGGCCGCAGCACCCACGTTTAGCTTTGGCTGTCGCCCGGAAGAAATCCATCAAGCCCACCAGCGGCAAGGCCAGACCCAGCCAAGCCCAGACCGTAAACCGCAGTTTTTTACAGAGCATGAGTACCGAACGATTACGGTCTTGGCTGACTGGATTATTCCAGCCGACGAGCGTTCAGGCAGTGCCAGCGACGCCGGTGTGCCGGCCTTTATCGACTACATCATGACGGATCCGCTTATTCCAGGCCTGGAGCGGCGCCAGACAGCCATCCGAGGAGGCTTAGCCTGGCTTGATTACCATTGCCTCAAACGCTATGGCGAACCCTTTGTGGCCTGTACCCCAAGCCAGCAGCAAGAAATGCTGGAGCAGATTGCCTATCCCGAGGTTGCGCCGCCTGAGATGCAGCCAGGCGTAGCCTTCTTTAACAGTTTGCGCGACCTGGTTGCCTCGGGTTTTTGGACCAGCCAGATGGGGATGGAAGACTTAGGTTACAAGGGCAACACTGCCGTTCCAGAATGGACGGGATGTCCGGAAGAAGTGCTGGCCCACTTGAAGCTTGGCTAA
- a CDS encoding GMC family oxidoreductase: protein MPQVLQRASEYDVCIIGSGAGGGMAAYVLTQAGANVVMLEAGPMWDVARDGAMFTWNYASPRRGASTTERPFGEFDACYGGWEIPGEPYLKDEGTDWMWFRARMLGGRTNHWGRISLRFGPDDFKGKSRDGYGDDWPISYEDLAPYYDKVDRLIGVFGSRDNFYNEPDGIFLPPPKPRCYELLVARACEKLGIPVLASRLSILTRPLNGRAACHYCGQCNRGCTVRANFASTYVLLPPALDTGRLTIIPNAMAREILVDENLRARGVSYIDKETLQERQVRARIVVLGASACETARLLLNSKGPRYENGLANGSGLVGRYLMDSTGTSVAGFIPALVNTPPHNEDGVGGMHIYIPWWAYNQRLDFPRGYHLEVWGGRRMPAYGFGAGIHRLNGRLPGADGQPRPKGGGGYGLQLKEDYRKLYGAVVGFAGRGEMIARYENYCTVDPNVVDRYGIPVLRFHVQWSEEELRQVRHMQETAREIIRAMGGEPLDEMPGPERGYGITKPGEIIHEAGTTRMGKDPKTSVLNPQCQAHEVPNLFVVDAAPFVSMPHKNPTWTILALAWRTAEYIIEQRKQGNL from the coding sequence ATGCCTCAAGTGTTGCAGCGCGCTTCCGAATACGATGTATGCATTATTGGGTCGGGCGCTGGTGGGGGGATGGCTGCCTATGTACTTACGCAGGCGGGGGCCAATGTCGTGATGCTCGAAGCCGGTCCGATGTGGGATGTAGCCCGTGATGGGGCGATGTTTACCTGGAACTATGCCTCGCCCCGGCGTGGGGCGTCAACCACGGAGCGGCCCTTTGGCGAATTTGACGCCTGCTATGGGGGATGGGAGATCCCCGGCGAGCCGTACCTGAAGGACGAAGGGACCGACTGGATGTGGTTTCGGGCCCGTATGCTGGGTGGGCGGACTAACCACTGGGGACGCATTTCACTGCGTTTTGGACCAGACGATTTTAAGGGCAAAAGTCGTGATGGCTATGGCGACGACTGGCCAATCAGCTACGAAGATCTGGCGCCCTACTATGACAAGGTCGATCGGCTTATTGGGGTGTTTGGTTCAAGGGATAATTTTTATAACGAACCAGACGGAATCTTTTTGCCGCCGCCTAAGCCGCGTTGTTATGAGCTGCTGGTAGCGCGGGCTTGTGAAAAGCTGGGCATACCGGTTTTGGCTTCGCGCCTGTCGATCCTAACGCGGCCGCTTAATGGCCGTGCTGCCTGTCACTACTGCGGCCAATGCAACCGAGGCTGCACAGTTCGGGCGAACTTTGCTTCCACCTATGTGCTGCTCCCTCCAGCACTAGATACGGGCCGGTTGACAATCATCCCGAACGCCATGGCGCGAGAAATCTTGGTCGACGAGAACTTGCGGGCACGGGGGGTTTCCTACATCGATAAGGAGACACTCCAAGAGCGGCAGGTACGGGCACGCATTGTGGTGTTGGGCGCCAGTGCTTGTGAGACCGCCCGATTGCTACTCAACTCGAAGGGACCGCGCTACGAAAACGGCCTAGCCAATGGAAGTGGATTGGTGGGACGCTACCTGATGGATTCGACAGGCACTAGCGTAGCCGGCTTTATCCCGGCCCTAGTGAATACCCCACCCCACAACGAAGATGGCGTGGGCGGCATGCACATTTACATTCCATGGTGGGCCTACAACCAGCGGCTAGATTTCCCTAGGGGGTATCATCTAGAGGTTTGGGGTGGTCGCCGCATGCCGGCTTATGGCTTTGGGGCAGGGATTCACCGGCTCAATGGTCGGCTGCCAGGCGCAGATGGCCAACCACGGCCTAAGGGCGGTGGGGGATATGGGCTGCAGCTCAAGGAAGATTACCGAAAGCTTTACGGAGCCGTTGTAGGCTTTGCAGGACGCGGCGAAATGATCGCCCGCTATGAAAACTACTGTACGGTGGATCCAAATGTGGTCGACCGCTATGGCATTCCCGTGCTGCGCTTTCACGTGCAATGGAGTGAGGAGGAGCTACGCCAGGTGCGGCACATGCAAGAAACCGCTCGGGAAATCATTCGGGCTATGGGAGGAGAACCGCTGGACGAGATGCCCGGACCAGAGCGCGGCTATGGCATTACCAAGCCGGGCGAGATTATCCACGAAGCAGGCACCACACGCATGGGCAAGGATCCCAAAACGTCGGTGCTCAATCCGCAGTGCCAAGCGCACGAGGTACCAAACCTTTTCGTCGTAGATGCGGCACCGTTTGTTTCGATGCCGCACAAAAATCCAACCTGGACGATTCTGGCGCTGGCTTGGCGCACAGCGGAGTACATTATCGAGCAGCGTAAACAAGGAAACCTATGA
- the nagB gene encoding glucosamine-6-phosphate deaminase, producing the protein MPYVNATPTATFVPPTRTETQRERVPVRIFDNPAQMARAIAEHIANLIQQRRAEGRKAVLGLPTGSTPIGVYQELIRMHREEGLDFSNVVTFNLDEYYPMHPESLQSYHRFMRENLFDHLNIPPENIHIPRGDLLPEEIEAYCQAYEEEIRKAGGLDLVLLGIGRSGHIGFNEPGSGPETRTRLVVLDEITRKDAASDFFGEENVPRQAITMGIGTILDAREIILMATGEHKAPIVRQAVEEPPNRQVPASFLQTHPNATVYLDRAAAGELTREKTPWLVGEVVWDRQMAKRAVIWLSEKLGKAILKLEAADFYQHHLHSLVHAYPSVDALCLEIFEDLRQRIIYPHQLFKHQRVIVFSPHPDDDVISMGGMLDKLVANENQVTVAYMTNGSVAVFDADVRRYLRFVELSHEILGLEGEALARFRKSQQEILDFLARKQPGQVDLEVIQKLKAHIRYAEAVAAIEVMGLSAKHARFLDMPFYKTGTVRKDPIGEADIRIVLELLEELRPQHLFVAGDLSDPHGTHRMCYTAIGQALERYHQRHPREEWPLVWLYRGAWQEWEVHQADVFLPLSKADLDRKIEAIFKHESQKDRAMFPGAYDDREFWQRARDRNRGTAETLNRLGLPEFYAAEAFVTTYEMP; encoded by the coding sequence ATGCCGTACGTAAATGCAACGCCAACAGCTACATTTGTCCCTCCGACACGTACCGAAACCCAGCGGGAGCGTGTACCCGTTCGCATTTTCGACAATCCTGCCCAGATGGCCCGGGCTATAGCAGAACACATAGCCAACCTGATCCAACAGCGACGTGCAGAAGGGCGAAAGGCTGTCCTAGGACTGCCTACGGGCTCGACCCCCATTGGGGTTTACCAAGAGCTTATCCGCATGCACCGCGAAGAAGGGCTCGACTTTTCGAACGTGGTCACCTTCAATCTGGATGAATACTACCCTATGCATCCAGAAAGCCTGCAAAGCTATCACCGGTTCATGCGGGAAAATTTATTTGATCACCTCAATATTCCCCCCGAAAACATCCACATTCCCCGCGGTGACCTTCTACCAGAAGAAATCGAGGCTTATTGCCAAGCTTACGAAGAGGAAATCCGTAAAGCCGGGGGACTAGACCTAGTACTTCTAGGGATTGGCCGCAGTGGCCATATTGGCTTTAATGAACCAGGCTCTGGTCCAGAAACGCGCACGCGACTGGTCGTCCTGGATGAAATCACGCGCAAAGATGCGGCCAGTGACTTTTTTGGCGAAGAAAACGTGCCTCGCCAAGCCATCACCATGGGGATTGGGACCATCCTGGATGCCCGCGAAATTATCTTGATGGCCACCGGCGAACATAAAGCGCCTATTGTGCGCCAAGCGGTCGAAGAGCCCCCCAACCGTCAGGTCCCCGCCAGTTTTCTCCAGACCCATCCTAACGCTACGGTTTACCTGGATCGTGCCGCAGCAGGTGAACTCACCCGTGAAAAAACCCCTTGGCTTGTAGGCGAAGTAGTCTGGGACCGGCAGATGGCCAAGCGGGCGGTCATCTGGCTTTCGGAAAAGCTCGGGAAAGCTATTTTAAAGCTAGAGGCAGCCGACTTTTATCAGCATCACCTGCACAGCCTGGTGCATGCTTATCCTAGCGTCGATGCATTGTGCTTGGAAATTTTCGAGGACTTGCGCCAACGCATCATCTATCCGCACCAGCTTTTTAAGCACCAGCGCGTCATCGTCTTCAGCCCCCATCCCGACGACGACGTTATCTCCATGGGCGGCATGCTCGACAAGCTGGTGGCCAATGAAAATCAGGTCACGGTAGCCTACATGACCAACGGCTCGGTAGCCGTTTTTGATGCCGACGTGCGGCGCTACCTGCGCTTCGTCGAGCTCAGTCATGAGATCCTCGGCCTCGAAGGGGAAGCACTGGCCCGCTTCCGAAAAAGCCAGCAAGAAATTTTGGACTTTTTGGCTCGTAAGCAGCCGGGGCAAGTGGACCTGGAGGTAATCCAAAAACTCAAAGCCCACATTCGCTATGCTGAAGCGGTAGCTGCTATTGAGGTTATGGGGCTTTCGGCCAAGCATGCGCGCTTTTTGGATATGCCGTTCTACAAAACGGGAACGGTGCGCAAAGACCCTATTGGCGAGGCTGACATCCGGATTGTACTCGAACTGCTCGAAGAGCTTCGACCGCAGCATCTTTTTGTGGCAGGAGATCTGTCGGATCCGCATGGCACCCACCGGATGTGCTACACAGCCATCGGACAGGCGCTTGAACGCTACCACCAAAGGCATCCCCGCGAGGAATGGCCCTTGGTGTGGCTTTACCGTGGCGCCTGGCAGGAATGGGAAGTCCACCAGGCCGATGTCTTTCTACCCCTGTCGAAAGCGGACCTGGACCGCAAAATCGAGGCCATCTTCAAGCACGAAAGCCAAAAGGACCGTGCGATGTTTCCAGGAGCCTACGACGACAGGGAGTTTTGGCAGCGTGCCCGAGACCGCAACCGCGGCACGGCCGAAACCCTTAACCGCCTCGGCCTTCCTGAATTCTATGCCGCAGAGGCTTTCGTTACCACCTATGAGATGCCTTAA